Proteins from one Pseudomonadota bacterium genomic window:
- a CDS encoding S24 family peptidase: protein MAIGETRRHNLRWLIDTDFGGIDAKLARQAGLHPSQICRVLGAGSRTALGNRLARRIEEKTGKPDGWMDEIHLFPEGFSQQLSATEGKAIVVSPFGHTMAPVVSYELAAEWIGSRRPYPITDRTQVEWVRLERASDRVIGVVVEEEDMMDTIGPGDHVFLDPAADPQPGDLVFARLAGEKKVVLRKYRPRQRDGAGVLVVELAPLNEDYPIYVIDAKHPGRILAVMVEHRKYRRRTVASSSVPALKTRRGLRG, encoded by the coding sequence ATGGCCATCGGAGAAACGAGACGGCATAACTTACGCTGGTTAATCGATACGGACTTCGGTGGTATCGATGCGAAGCTCGCGCGGCAGGCGGGTCTCCACCCCTCGCAGATTTGCCGGGTGCTAGGCGCGGGCAGTCGGACGGCGCTCGGAAATAGGCTCGCCCGCCGCATCGAAGAGAAGACCGGGAAACCCGACGGGTGGATGGATGAAATCCATCTTTTTCCCGAGGGGTTTAGCCAGCAGCTAAGCGCGACAGAGGGTAAGGCTATCGTGGTGTCACCGTTCGGCCATACGATGGCGCCGGTCGTCAGCTACGAATTGGCCGCCGAGTGGATCGGCTCACGGCGTCCTTATCCGATCACCGATAGAACACAAGTCGAATGGGTCCGGCTCGAGCGCGCAAGCGATCGCGTGATCGGTGTGGTCGTGGAAGAAGAGGACATGATGGATACCATCGGACCAGGCGATCACGTGTTCCTTGACCCCGCGGCCGATCCCCAGCCTGGGGATTTGGTCTTCGCACGGCTTGCTGGCGAAAAGAAGGTGGTCTTACGGAAATATCGGCCGCGGCAGCGTGACGGAGCGGGGGTGCTGGTCGTGGAGCTTGCGCCGCTCAACGAAGACTACCCCATCTACGTGATCGATGCAAAACACCCTGGCCGTATTCTCGCTGTGATGGTAGAACACCGCAAGTACCGCCGCAGAACGGTTGCGAGCTCATCCGTCCCGGCGCTGAAGACACGCCGCGGCTTGCGGGGTTAG
- a CDS encoding DUF1998 domain-containing protein yields MRSECPQCHNPILSRADIALIDSFEAEENTQITSAEDSRQRLNFERREHLLDDYEGPVKLYPYEFAALEFRPKANLLVTNWGRRTRWGEQGDRFELCPNCGRHRPHGLNQKALQHWDDNHHQICNGDPRPFVLGYRFSADVLVLPVLGRLVPEDENDAKAFCRTLGKALVVGAQEVLEVESDEIAYFHYRDGAGGWTLVFYETAPGGAGYLEQLAQNLPRWAKAAHERLFRHDCERACYRCLKSARNQFDHAVLNKELLRDVLFHWGEAVPVEPPRSGKRDDGRQISVQWLEKEVPIQSAVPTSDTPIERKLLEAIQTGGRLPVPVAQHEIRNDAGALLTIPDFAYPDQRIAIYCDGFAHHGNVDSLAGDARKRNELQAKGWAVLTFWGRQILRNPESCERQIWQCYEHRRASP; encoded by the coding sequence GTGCGATCTGAGTGTCCGCAGTGCCATAACCCGATTCTCAGTAGGGCAGATATTGCGCTGATTGATTCGTTTGAGGCGGAGGAAAACACGCAGATAACCTCGGCAGAGGACAGCCGTCAGCGTCTGAATTTCGAACGCCGCGAGCACCTTCTCGACGACTACGAGGGACCGGTAAAGCTGTATCCCTACGAGTTCGCGGCGCTGGAATTCCGTCCCAAGGCGAATCTCCTGGTGACCAATTGGGGGCGGCGGACCCGCTGGGGTGAGCAAGGGGATCGCTTTGAGCTTTGTCCGAATTGCGGCAGGCACCGACCGCACGGCCTCAACCAAAAGGCATTGCAGCACTGGGACGACAACCATCACCAAATTTGTAACGGCGATCCCAGACCTTTCGTGCTCGGCTATCGGTTCTCTGCGGATGTTCTAGTCTTGCCTGTCCTAGGACGACTGGTGCCCGAGGACGAAAATGATGCGAAGGCGTTTTGCCGAACACTTGGCAAAGCACTGGTTGTCGGTGCCCAAGAGGTGCTCGAAGTCGAATCGGACGAAATCGCCTACTTCCACTACCGTGACGGAGCTGGTGGCTGGACACTCGTGTTCTATGAAACGGCGCCAGGCGGGGCCGGCTACTTGGAGCAGCTGGCGCAGAATCTTCCGCGCTGGGCGAAAGCGGCGCACGAACGGCTCTTTCGCCACGATTGCGAACGTGCATGCTATCGGTGCCTGAAATCCGCCCGTAATCAGTTCGATCATGCGGTGCTGAACAAGGAGCTGTTGCGAGACGTCTTGTTCCACTGGGGCGAAGCAGTGCCTGTCGAGCCGCCCCGTTCGGGTAAGCGCGACGACGGCAGACAGATTTCCGTGCAGTGGCTGGAGAAAGAGGTCCCCATCCAATCTGCGGTGCCGACGTCAGACACGCCGATTGAACGAAAGCTCCTCGAAGCTATCCAGACAGGCGGGCGGCTACCCGTGCCCGTCGCTCAACACGAGATTCGTAACGACGCTGGGGCTCTGCTTACCATTCCTGATTTCGCATATCCAGATCAAAGGATCGCGATCTACTGCGACGGGTTTGCTCATCACGGAAACGTGGATTCACTAGCTGGCGACGCGCGCAAGCGAAACGAGCTACAGGCGAAGGGCTGGGCTGTCCTCACGTTCTGGGGGCGGCAGATTCTTCGGAATCCCGAATCTTGCGAGCGCCAAATCTGGCAATGCTATGAGCATCGCCGCGCGAGTCCATAG